The Streptococcus mitis region ATATCGATAGACAATTTTCAGCCTTGGTAGAAAACAAATTAGCAAAAGAAAATATTTTTATTGATTATGTTTCAGGAAAGGATTTTGACAGAATAGAATATCAAAAATTATTAACTACCTTGAAGGAGAATGATGAATTAGTTATTAAATCAATTGATAGATTGGGAAGAAACTATGATGAAATTTTAGAACAATGGCAATCAATTACTAAGAAAAAGAAAGTAAATATAACTGTTTTAGATTTCCCCTTATTAAACACAAAGAATAGCGATGACAATATCACAGGAAAACTAATATCTGACATCGTTTTGCAAGTTCTATCTTATGTGGCACAGTTTGAAAGAGAACAAATCAAACAAAGACAAATGGAAGGAATACGAGAAGCAAAGAAAAAGGGAAAAAATTCGGTAGACCAAAATTGCTTGCCCCGAATAATCTCCCTGATGTAATAGCTCAATATACCAAAAAAGAAATAACCTTACGAGAAGGTGCAGACATCTTAGGAGTATCAAAAAGCACCTTTCATAATTGGATAAAAAATTCATAGTTCCTGTCAAAAAACCTAGGATTTTTTGTACAGGAAATACACTTTATTTTAGAATCATTTTCGTTAGAAAAAAGGTTCTAAAATCCAGCATCTTGACCGATTATTATTACACTACCATTCTATCAAGTTTGTCCAAAAAAGTCTAGGTTTTTGGACAAACTGATTACTTTACAACAAATAAAAATAGGGAGTATTAAATGAATGCACAAACAAACTAAAAAATTTACACTTGCAACTATCTCAGCTCTATCACTTCTTGGCACTGGAGTCATCACAGCTAATCAAGTATCAGCTAGCGAGAATACGAGTACTGAAAAACAAATAGACGCAACAATTACAAAAGTTGAAATTGATTATTTTGGACTTAGCTTCGAAGGCAGACTTTCAGAGCCACTACCTCACGGAGGAGATAACGCTGCTAAGGGAAATGTTACTTTGATTGATAAAGCGACCGGAAAAATTGTGTACCAAAGTCACGATGCTGTCATTTTTAGTGGCTTAACTAAAGATTTCAGTGATCAATTTTTACAACCTTTATTTTATAGCAATCAATTTAAAGGTGATATTTTTGTTTCAGAACAATTTCCGGATGGAACATATATTTTGGAGATGTCTGGAGAAGCTGGTTCGCCTTACGGTGACTTAACTGATACAAGAAAACGTGTCTTTAAAGTTAGAAAAGAGGTGACTATCGGAAATCCTTCTACAAATTCAAATACTAACACAACAACTCAATCAGGTTCGAATTCTAATATCTCAGATAGTTGGCTACAATCTGGTTCTCGTTGGTGGTATAAACACGCCGACGGTTCCTATACAACTAATGGCTGGGAAAAAATCAATGGTGTTTGGTATCGTTTTGACAACTCTGGCTGGATGCAAACTGGCTGGGTAAAAGACGGTAGCTGGTACTATCTCGACGGTTCAGGTGCTATGAAGACAGGTTGGGTCAAAGATAACGGTAGCTGGTACTATCTTCAAGACTCAGGCGCTATGAAAACTGGCTGGATGAAGGTATCTGGTAAATGGTACTATGCTTATAGCTCTGGTGCACTAGCAATCAATACAACGACCCCTGATGGCTATCGTGTTAATTACAACGGTGAGTGGGTTTAACATACAATAGAAATAGATTAAGGAGACAATTAAATGAACAAAGTTATAAAAATTGAAGATGAAACAGTTTATGTTGGAAAAGGTAATAATGGCCAATTTACTGCAATTTCAAGAAAAAGTTTTGGTTTTGAACCACAAGTAGGTGATTACGTAGAATTTTATCAAAACGGTGACGAGTATATTGTTTCAAAAATAGATAACACATCTTCAGCTAGCTCTAGCCAACATTCAAATGGAATGAGTGATAAATCTAAACTGGCCGCAGCCTTATTTGCCCTATTTTTAGGAGCACTTGGGGGCTACGATTTTTACATCGGGAATACTAAACAAGGATACAAGCGTATCGTTATAACTCTGCTAGCTATCATTCCTATTTTAACGCCATTTGTTTTACTAGCAAATGCTATTTGGAATATTATAATTACTATTCAAGTTTTAACGTCCAAAACTGGTAGCAAATGGCACCAAGATGCCCAAGGCTTAGAATTGCAAGATTAAATATATGAAAAAATTATTTCTATTCAGTATTAGTATTTTAGCTATCTCTATTTTAACGGCTTGCCAACATCAGAGTGAAAACACTTCTTCAGCAAGTTCTGAAGCAATTGCTTCAAGTACTAGTTCAACTTCTTCTACATCGGAAGAGAAGAAACCTGATTACACCCTATATAATCCTGTCCTTAAAGAATATGCCAAAGTATTAGATGGTTCATCAGCTTCACCTAAAGAGCTCAATTCAAAAGCAAACTTAAAAAATACTTATCCTAAAGAATACTCTGGACTACAATACAGCTTGTATGATTTAGACCAAGACGGTAAACTATTTATTTAATAATGTTTGTTTTAGGAGTTCTTTGATAATGAAAAAATAATTTTATTAACTACTTATCTTCATACACAATAATTTAATTTTTACCAATACAAATAGTAACTAACGGAGAATTTTATATGAATCGCAAAATAGTTTTAATTTCACTACTTCTTTCAGGGTGCATTCTGACTGCATGTACTCATACTAAGTCTCAAAGTAATCAAGAAGAAAAACAAATAGAACAAGTATCTTCAAAAAGCAAAAGTACTGAATTTGCTGAATACTTATCAAAAAATGAAACCATTATCTATGATTTAGAAAATTCTAAATCAACCTCAAAAGAAACTAGAATCCAATTTTTATTAGTTGCAAAAAATGACACAATTACAGCATATGATTTACGTGGAAGTAAAAATAGTAAATATTTAACATTAGGCGACGTTAGTAAATTATCTGACAAGGAAGTTATTGAGAAAGCGAAAGAACTTCATAAGCAAAATATAAAAACTTATTATGACAACCTCGTCAATTATTATAAGGAAGATTTAGAACTTACACAAAAGGAACTAGATGAATATAAAGCAAAGCTAGACAAATATCCTGAAGGGTCAGTTGGAATAGCAAATGGTTCAGCTGAGGAACATGAGCAACGAATTGAACGACATAAAAAAACTATACAGGCATTAGAAAATTCCAATGAACTTACAGAATTCTCCAAACCTAGTACTGGTTCGTATTCTATAAACTTAAAAACAGATGGCAGCGGAAATCAGACTGCTTATGAATCTTTAAAATATACTGGAACAATATTTGATAAGAAAAATAAGAAAATTGATTTTTCAAATCCACTAAAAAATTACTTCCCTACAACTGAAGACAATGGTTTTGGTGTTTCTCTATTTTATGCTATGGATATCTACGATTCGACTTTCAATATTGGAGTAAACAAAGACCATGAAAATACAATTGCAATTCGAACCAATAAAAATACACTCTACACGCTTGACAATCCTAAAACAAATTTAAAGAATATTACCGTTGATAAAAAGTAATGATTATTCTGCAATTCAAAATGGGGATTTTTCTAGTGTCTCAGGAACTTGGAGGAATCGTACAGGTATTGAATTCACTTTTGACAAAAATGGGTTAGTAAGTGATAAGTTCAAAATTTCAATTGAACATGCTAAAGAAATTGACCACTATCTTAAGGTAAATTCTGTTTCTAAAGATGGAGGTGCTGGTGCAGCTATTGCCTTTTTACCAGCAGGAATCCCTATAACCATGTCTGTCACCTCTTCTCCAGATAATGGCTATACCGACTCATCTGATATCACACAAGACCGCTTATGGTTTGGACACCAACTTATCAATGGTAGTACTGAGGGATTTTTCTACAAGGTAGAATAGTGCTGGTAAATCCTTAAAGTAGCCATCAAATATCTAGTAACTATATAGGATAAATATTCTTATTTTCTTAGAATATTTATCCTATATTTTTATTATCTTTACATCCCTATCAATACTATCTGAATTCACTCTGAAAAAGATTAGACTTTTAGCCTCAAAATTGATAAAATAAAAAAGAAAATAAGATAAAAGGAAACTATAAATCACCATGATGAATATGCAAAACATGATGCGTCAAGCACAAAAACTTCAAAAACAGATGGAACAAAGTCAAGCAGAACTTGCTGCTATGCAATTTGTTGGCAAATCTGCTCAAGACCTTGTCCAAGCGACCTTAACTGGAGATAAGAAAGTTGTCAGCATTGACTTCAATCCAGCTGTCGTTGA contains the following coding sequences:
- a CDS encoding N-acetylmuramoyl-L-alanine amidase family protein, whose amino-acid sequence is MSALSLLGTGVITANQVSASENTSTEKQIDATITKVEIDYFGLSFEGRLSEPLPHGGDNAAKGNVTLIDKATGKIVYQSHDAVIFSGLTKDFSDQFLQPLFYSNQFKGDIFVSEQFPDGTYILEMSGEAGSPYGDLTDTRKRVFKVRKEVTIGNPSTNSNTNTTTQSGSNSNISDSWLQSGSRWWYKHADGSYTTNGWEKINGVWYRFDNSGWMQTGWVKDGSWYYLDGSGAMKTGWVKDNGSWYYLQDSGAMKTGWMKVSGKWYYAYSSGALAINTTTPDGYRVNYNGEWV
- a CDS encoding DUF6287 domain-containing protein; amino-acid sequence: MIKSNDYSAIQNGDFSSVSGTWRNRTGIEFTFDKNGLVSDKFKISIEHAKEIDHYLKVNSVSKDGGAGAAIAFLPAGIPITMSVTSSPDNGYTDSSDITQDRLWFGHQLINGSTEGFFYKVE
- a CDS encoding YbaB/EbfC family nucleoid-associated protein, coding for MMNMQNMMRQAQKLQKQMEQSQAELAAMQFVGKSAQDLVQATLTGDKKVVSIDFNPAVVDPEDLETLSDMTVQAINSALEQIDETTKKKLGAFAGKLPF